From Variimorphobacter saccharofermentans, one genomic window encodes:
- a CDS encoding ABC transporter substrate-binding protein, with amino-acid sequence MKHSKWNKWIAVFLTLIITVSLTACGKESTTNESNKETKNTTQTGEKMVNIGVTDSLSSINPLLMDATEILKYAMALEFLPLVELNRNLEFEGMLASSITTEDNIHFKVTIDEKANWSDGQPVTAEDVAFTVLRLASPKLANASMALYAFEGIGDDGFVEEGATEIPGVKVIDNKTVEFTTKYPMALTTFQNTYGRYILTLPKHILKDVPEDQLASYEWFSAPTVVSGPYRITAYDLQHFVSYEANDKYFKGQPKIDKLNIKIVTSAQLLTSLQSGEIDFIQQTTGNVLQEDYANIEALTNITVNYGAPVTNQSVFFNTNSVSDVRIRQAILYGIDRQSLLTGFLNGKGEIVDGFLSSASPFYASELTPISYDPEKAKELVQQAEADGWDSSRTLNFYVNSGDTTFTQAADYIAAKLLEVGIKIQVTTVDLSTLMTKAGSKDFDLLAVQYTYAPVDPYPDINWLLSTDGWTGYVNDTVSQALAETQLTSDVNEIKDKYLTIDTIAQQEVPMLSAYVISAIGAANKRLVNATPDVYGSFINVHEWDVTE; translated from the coding sequence GCGAAAAGATGGTTAATATAGGAGTGACGGATTCTTTAAGCAGCATTAACCCATTATTAATGGATGCAACCGAAATATTAAAATATGCAATGGCATTAGAGTTTTTACCTTTGGTGGAATTGAATCGTAATCTGGAATTTGAAGGAATGCTGGCATCTTCCATTACAACAGAGGACAATATTCATTTTAAAGTGACAATTGATGAGAAGGCAAACTGGTCTGATGGTCAGCCTGTAACCGCTGAGGATGTGGCATTTACCGTTTTACGACTGGCGAGCCCCAAGTTAGCCAATGCAAGTATGGCACTCTATGCTTTTGAAGGTATTGGCGATGATGGATTTGTGGAAGAGGGAGCAACTGAGATTCCTGGTGTAAAGGTGATCGACAATAAGACAGTTGAGTTTACTACAAAGTATCCAATGGCATTAACCACTTTTCAGAATACCTACGGAAGATATATATTAACACTACCAAAGCATATTTTAAAGGATGTTCCCGAGGATCAGCTGGCTTCTTATGAATGGTTCAGTGCACCCACTGTGGTTAGCGGACCATATCGTATTACCGCATATGACTTACAGCATTTTGTATCGTATGAGGCGAATGATAAATATTTTAAAGGTCAGCCCAAGATAGATAAGCTGAATATTAAGATTGTAACCTCCGCACAGCTGCTCACTAGTCTGCAATCCGGAGAAATCGATTTTATACAGCAGACAACAGGAAATGTTCTTCAAGAGGATTATGCCAATATTGAAGCACTTACCAATATCACAGTAAATTATGGTGCACCAGTAACTAATCAGTCCGTATTCTTTAATACCAATAGCGTATCCGATGTACGTATTCGACAGGCTATATTATATGGAATTGATCGTCAATCACTTCTTACTGGCTTTTTAAATGGGAAGGGTGAGATTGTAGATGGATTTTTATCCAGTGCCAGCCCATTTTATGCTTCCGAATTAACACCGATTAGTTATGATCCTGAAAAAGCAAAGGAATTAGTACAGCAAGCAGAAGCAGATGGTTGGGATTCATCCAGGACATTAAACTTCTATGTCAATAGTGGAGATACTACCTTTACTCAGGCTGCAGATTATATTGCAGCAAAGCTATTAGAAGTCGGCATCAAGATACAGGTAACTACGGTTGATTTATCAACCCTGATGACAAAAGCCGGCAGTAAAGACTTTGATCTTCTGGCAGTTCAGTATACCTACGCTCCTGTGGATCCGTACCCGGATATTAACTGGTTATTATCTACGGATGGATGGACAGGATATGTCAATGATACAGTATCTCAGGCATTGGCTGAAACACAGCTAACCAGCGATGTAAATGAAATTAAAGATAAATACCTGACCATTGATACGATTGCGCAACAGGAGGTACCGATGCTTTCAGCCTATGTCATCAGTGCCATAGGTGCTGCAAACAAGCGCTTAGTTAATGCAACACCTGATGTATACGGATCCTTTATCAATGTTCATGAATGGGATGTGACAGAATAA
- a CDS encoding ABC transporter ATP-binding protein: protein MTPLLKVEELEVAFIGDRIEFKCIDKVSLAVNPGEILCIVGESGSGKSVTLLSVIGLLGKTGRITGGRITFDGEDLINKTEKEMDQIRGNSLSMIFQDAMTSLNPVFTIGSQLIETMRAHMNLDKKAAKERAISLLAKVGLPEPASIMSKYPHTLSGGMRQRVIIAMALACNPKLLIADEPTTALDVTIQAQIMQLLKQLKNELKMSIILITHDMGLVAEMADRVQVMYAGQIVEEAGVFDLFENPKHPYTQALLKSIPSIREENQELATIRGTVPEHYGEMTGCRFSNRCPYAVAECNSAQEMIEAGRNHWARCWRSRGMEEIRNE, encoded by the coding sequence ATGACTCCTTTATTAAAGGTCGAGGAGCTTGAAGTGGCTTTTATCGGTGATAGGATAGAATTTAAATGCATTGACAAGGTAAGTCTGGCTGTCAATCCGGGAGAAATCCTTTGCATAGTAGGAGAATCTGGATCCGGTAAAAGCGTTACACTGTTGTCCGTTATAGGACTTCTGGGGAAAACAGGAAGAATAACCGGCGGGCGAATTACCTTTGATGGTGAAGACCTGATTAACAAGACAGAAAAAGAGATGGATCAAATTCGTGGTAATTCTTTATCCATGATTTTTCAGGATGCCATGACCAGCCTAAATCCGGTGTTTACCATCGGTTCGCAGCTCATAGAGACTATGCGTGCTCATATGAATCTTGATAAGAAAGCAGCAAAAGAACGAGCAATTAGTCTTTTGGCAAAGGTGGGCTTACCAGAGCCTGCTTCCATCATGAGTAAATATCCTCACACCTTATCCGGGGGGATGAGACAGAGGGTCATCATTGCGATGGCCCTTGCTTGTAATCCGAAGCTGTTAATCGCTGACGAACCGACTACTGCACTGGATGTAACCATACAGGCTCAGATCATGCAGCTGTTAAAGCAGCTGAAGAATGAGTTGAAGATGTCGATTATTCTAATTACCCATGATATGGGGTTAGTGGCGGAGATGGCAGATCGTGTACAGGTAATGTACGCAGGTCAGATTGTGGAAGAAGCAGGTGTGTTTGATTTGTTCGAAAATCCAAAGCATCCATATACTCAGGCATTGTTAAAATCAATACCAAGCATCCGAGAAGAGAATCAGGAATTGGCTACCATTAGAGGTACTGTACCGGAGCATTATGGCGAAATGACCGGATGTCGTTTCTCAAATCGATGTCCCTATGCAGTAGCAGAATGTAACTCTGCCCAGGAAATGATAGAGGCAGGACGTAATCATTGGGCTCGTTGCTGGAGGTCAAGGGGGATGGAGGAGATTAGGAATGAATAG
- a CDS encoding ABC transporter ATP-binding protein: MNRNEKPLLEVQGLKKYYPIRDGIISHTIGQVYAVDGVDFDIYSGETLGLVGESGCGKSTIGRQLVALEKPTAGSIIYDGQEITNITGNQMKQMRTEIQMVFQDPFSSLNPRKRIKDIISAPILYHKICTRKTVDKEVDRLLDMVGLPKNSKERYPHEFSGGQRQRIGIAKALSLNPRLIICDEPVSALDVSIQAQILNLLRGLQKELNLTYLFIGHGLDAVNYISNRIAVMYLGKIVEIADAKELFQNPVHPYTKALCNAAPVPDPRDRSRQRIILQGEIPSNTVLYTGCRFVSRCPYATEQCRTKAPELKPVFPGSSHLAACPILAKSL, translated from the coding sequence ATGAATAGGAATGAAAAACCTTTACTTGAAGTACAGGGGCTTAAAAAATACTATCCCATTCGTGACGGCATCATCTCCCACACCATAGGTCAGGTTTATGCAGTTGATGGTGTTGATTTTGATATATATTCAGGGGAGACCCTTGGATTAGTTGGTGAATCTGGATGCGGAAAATCTACCATCGGTCGACAGCTGGTAGCCTTGGAGAAGCCCACAGCAGGGAGTATCATTTATGATGGTCAGGAGATTACCAATATTACAGGAAATCAAATGAAGCAAATGCGTACAGAAATACAGATGGTATTTCAGGACCCATTCTCCTCTCTAAATCCAAGAAAGCGCATTAAGGACATTATATCTGCTCCTATTCTTTATCATAAAATCTGCACTAGAAAGACAGTCGATAAAGAAGTGGACCGACTGTTAGATATGGTGGGTTTGCCTAAGAATAGTAAGGAAAGATATCCCCACGAATTCTCCGGAGGGCAAAGGCAAAGAATCGGGATAGCGAAAGCATTATCTCTTAATCCTCGTTTGATTATTTGCGATGAACCGGTAAGCGCACTGGATGTTTCTATTCAGGCACAAATATTAAATCTGCTTCGAGGATTACAAAAGGAATTGAATTTAACCTATTTATTCATTGGTCATGGATTGGATGCAGTGAATTATATCAGTAATCGTATTGCAGTAATGTATCTTGGCAAGATTGTTGAGATAGCAGATGCAAAGGAATTGTTTCAGAATCCGGTGCATCCGTATACTAAGGCATTATGCAATGCTGCACCCGTACCGGATCCAAGGGATCGAAGCAGACAAAGAATCATTTTGCAGGGAGAAATCCCTTCTAACACTGTTTTATATACCGGATGCCGGTTTGTTTCCCGCTGTCCTTATGCCACCGAGCAATGTAGAACGAAAGCGCCTGAATTAAAACCAGTATTCCCCGGCAGTTCCCATCTTGCTGCCTGCCCGATATTGGCAAAATCATTGTAA